A stretch of the Acidilobus sp. 7A genome encodes the following:
- a CDS encoding NTP transferase domain-containing protein, producing MGRPKVIVIAGGSSSRFGSDKLSALIDGRPLISRVLEVTREVGDVILVSSRDEISRLGRLLGDVKVVEDLPQLPCGGPPRGVASAVGQVSSGTVLIVPGDAAWATAEGLEALLEQCSERLASPLMGHGFVSSSFLCGPTDMIREAVRLMCSKASLGLRARMTDLLRSSRSRLVGASLLGGQGQFYDLDVPGDRPPRSRGPRRVVEVDPTAYRRALSLALAGRPREAAAAFQEESKAYRRLRVWHLELHSLLDAQSLGLDAAKRVERLMLTLRRPSRP from the coding sequence GTGGGGAGGCCCAAGGTAATAGTGATAGCTGGCGGCTCCTCCTCCAGGTTCGGCTCAGACAAGCTGTCGGCCCTCATCGACGGAAGGCCGCTGATATCGAGGGTCCTTGAGGTGACCAGGGAGGTCGGCGACGTTATCCTGGTCTCCTCGCGGGACGAGATCTCAAGGCTTGGCAGGCTGCTGGGGGACGTGAAGGTAGTTGAGGACCTGCCTCAGCTCCCCTGCGGCGGCCCGCCAAGGGGGGTTGCAAGCGCCGTGGGGCAGGTGAGCTCAGGCACCGTGCTCATAGTGCCCGGCGACGCGGCCTGGGCAACGGCGGAAGGACTTGAGGCCCTGCTTGAGCAGTGCTCTGAGAGGCTGGCCTCACCGCTGATGGGCCACGGCTTCGTCAGCTCGTCGTTTCTCTGCGGCCCCACAGACATGATAAGGGAGGCGGTGAGGCTCATGTGCTCCAAGGCCTCGCTTGGGCTCAGGGCCAGGATGACTGACCTGCTGAGGTCCTCAAGGTCTAGACTTGTTGGAGCCTCCCTGCTGGGGGGCCAGGGCCAGTTCTACGACCTTGACGTCCCAGGGGACAGGCCCCCGCGATCAAGGGGGCCGCGCAGGGTCGTTGAGGTGGACCCCACAGCATACAGGAGGGCCCTCTCACTTGCCCTGGCGGGCAGGCCGCGTGAGGCCGCCGCGGCCTTCCAGGAGGAGTCCAAGGCCTACAGGCGCTTGAGGGTCTGGCACCTCGAGCTTCACTCGCTGCTTGACGCCCAGTCCCTCGGCCTTGACGCTGCCAAGAGGGTTGAGAGGCTAATGCTGACGCTCAGGAGGCCTTCTCGACCCTGA
- the fdhF gene encoding formate dehydrogenase subunit alpha, producing the protein MTVTIKVNGVEHRVEEGLSLLEALRRLGYYVPSLCYDDRLSPQGSCRLCVVEVNGRLTTSCTTKVQDGMEVRTDSEQVNQVRRDVLRLLAMNYPRDAYAKYPFKEFHVALSKYGVELQGTSRPDLIDNSHPYIVVDMNRCIKCFRCVKACDEVQGYHVWRAWGRGGRIMIRPDGPDLAHSSCVSCGLCVDACPTGALEDRSVLTYGWPDTWVKTTCPYCGVGCELEVGVKDGRIVDVRPSRTSVVNRGNLCVKGRYAWDYVYSQDRVLRPLIKVDGEWREVSWDEAISFVASRLKEILAKYGPGSVGVLVGARVTNEEEYLAGKFARVVLGTNNVDSCARVCHEPSAQGLEDMLGTGGATNTFEDIDLARTIMVVGSNTTENHPVIGNRIKMLAEQGRVKLIVVDPRRTEIAEYADYHLALRPGTDVVLFNAMANVIVSEGLIDEEFVSERVEGLEEFKEVVSNYTPEFAEKVTGVRADVIREAARLYATNKPSMIFWGLGATEHVQGTEIIYQLIDLALITGNVGRPGSGLMPLRGKNNVQGTAIMGDHPKKLPGAVPLTQNIEMFEKLWGTKLNPSPGLDGIEMVEAAMRDDLKALIVFGEDVLMSHPYMEMTEKALSKLELLVLVDMFHNETSKYAHVFLPAASSFEKEGTFTNAERRVQRVRKVIEPLGESLPDWQIIIRLANAMGYGDYFRYSSPEDVWNEIRSAWPAVYGITYGRLEREGGLPYPTPRLDAPPVKVLHVGQFTVGKKTRLRPVAYIPSPEQPTEEYPLTLITGRTLYHFNMGSMTRRTGNQVIEPEDFIEVSEGDAKALGISDGDVVRVTSRWGSTLIRARVSRRVSKGVVFATVHHPEALINRVVSPAVDRISHIPEYKVTAVRVEKAS; encoded by the coding sequence ATGACCGTCACGATCAAGGTTAACGGAGTTGAGCATAGGGTTGAGGAGGGCCTGAGCCTCCTCGAGGCCCTCAGGAGGCTCGGCTACTACGTGCCCAGCCTCTGCTACGATGACAGGCTTAGCCCCCAGGGCTCCTGCAGGCTGTGCGTGGTCGAGGTGAACGGCAGGCTTACGACGAGCTGCACCACAAAGGTCCAGGACGGCATGGAGGTCAGGACAGACAGCGAGCAGGTGAACCAGGTCAGGAGGGATGTGCTGAGGCTCCTCGCGATGAACTACCCGCGGGACGCGTACGCCAAGTACCCCTTCAAGGAGTTCCACGTGGCCCTCAGCAAGTACGGAGTGGAGCTCCAGGGAACCTCAAGGCCCGACCTGATCGACAACAGCCACCCGTACATAGTTGTTGACATGAACAGGTGCATCAAGTGCTTCAGGTGCGTGAAGGCATGCGACGAGGTCCAGGGCTACCACGTCTGGAGGGCGTGGGGCCGGGGCGGTAGGATAATGATAAGGCCTGACGGCCCCGACCTCGCCCACAGCTCCTGCGTGAGCTGCGGCCTCTGCGTTGACGCCTGCCCCACGGGGGCCCTGGAGGACAGGAGCGTGCTGACCTACGGGTGGCCTGACACATGGGTTAAGACCACATGCCCCTACTGCGGGGTCGGCTGCGAGCTGGAGGTAGGGGTCAAGGACGGGAGGATTGTAGACGTCAGGCCCTCCAGGACGTCCGTGGTGAACAGGGGCAACCTGTGCGTCAAGGGCAGGTACGCCTGGGATTACGTATACTCGCAGGACAGGGTGCTGAGGCCGCTCATCAAGGTCGACGGGGAGTGGCGCGAGGTCAGCTGGGACGAGGCAATCTCCTTCGTGGCCTCAAGGCTGAAGGAGATACTGGCCAAGTACGGCCCTGGGAGCGTGGGGGTCCTGGTAGGCGCCAGGGTCACCAACGAGGAGGAGTACCTGGCGGGCAAGTTCGCCAGGGTGGTCCTGGGAACTAACAACGTTGACAGCTGCGCCAGGGTCTGCCATGAGCCCTCGGCCCAGGGGCTTGAGGACATGCTCGGCACCGGGGGCGCTACCAACACCTTTGAGGACATAGACCTGGCCCGCACCATAATGGTAGTCGGCTCCAACACAACTGAGAACCACCCAGTGATAGGGAACAGGATCAAGATGTTGGCGGAGCAGGGCAGGGTGAAGCTTATTGTGGTGGACCCGAGGAGGACCGAGATAGCCGAGTACGCGGACTATCACCTGGCCCTGAGGCCCGGCACAGACGTAGTCCTCTTCAACGCCATGGCTAACGTCATAGTGAGCGAGGGCCTCATAGACGAGGAGTTCGTGTCGGAGAGAGTTGAGGGACTTGAGGAGTTCAAGGAGGTAGTAAGCAACTACACGCCTGAGTTCGCGGAGAAGGTTACAGGGGTCAGGGCTGACGTCATAAGGGAGGCGGCGAGGCTCTACGCCACTAATAAACCCTCAATGATATTCTGGGGCCTCGGCGCGACCGAGCACGTTCAGGGAACTGAAATCATATACCAGCTCATAGACCTGGCCCTGATCACGGGCAACGTGGGCAGGCCCGGCTCCGGCCTCATGCCCCTGAGGGGCAAGAACAACGTCCAGGGCACGGCAATAATGGGCGACCACCCTAAGAAGCTGCCCGGCGCAGTGCCGCTGACCCAGAACATAGAGATGTTTGAGAAGCTGTGGGGGACCAAGCTGAACCCCAGCCCAGGGCTCGACGGCATAGAGATGGTAGAGGCCGCTATGAGAGATGACCTGAAGGCACTGATAGTGTTCGGGGAGGACGTGCTGATGTCGCACCCATACATGGAGATGACGGAGAAGGCGCTCTCAAAGCTGGAGCTCCTCGTCCTTGTAGACATGTTCCACAACGAGACCTCAAAGTACGCCCACGTGTTCCTGCCAGCGGCGAGCTCCTTTGAGAAGGAAGGCACCTTCACCAACGCCGAGAGGAGGGTGCAGAGGGTCAGGAAGGTCATAGAGCCCCTGGGCGAGTCGCTGCCTGACTGGCAGATTATAATTAGGCTGGCCAACGCCATGGGCTACGGCGACTACTTCAGGTACTCGTCACCTGAGGACGTGTGGAACGAGATAAGGTCCGCCTGGCCCGCCGTCTACGGCATAACCTATGGGAGGCTGGAGAGGGAGGGGGGCCTCCCGTACCCGACCCCACGTCTCGACGCCCCGCCCGTGAAGGTGCTTCACGTAGGTCAGTTCACAGTAGGTAAGAAGACTAGGCTGAGGCCAGTGGCATACATACCGTCCCCTGAGCAGCCCACTGAAGAGTACCCGCTCACGCTGATAACAGGCAGGACCCTCTACCACTTCAACATGGGCTCAATGACGAGGCGCACGGGCAACCAGGTAATAGAGCCAGAGGACTTCATAGAGGTAAGCGAGGGCGACGCAAAGGCCCTCGGCATAAGCGACGGCGACGTGGTGAGGGTCACCAGCAGGTGGGGCTCGACGCTGATCAGGGCCAGGGTATCGAGGAGGGTCTCCAAAGGCGTAGTGTTCGCGACTGTACATCACCCCGAGGCCTTGATTAACCGCGTAGTCTCGCCCGCTGTCGACAGGATATCCCACATACCTGAGTACAAGGTGACCGCCGTCAGGGTCGAGAAGGCCTCCTGA
- a CDS encoding NADH-ubiquinone oxidoreductase-F iron-sulfur binding region domain-containing protein — protein sequence MPAKTVLRPEVESFYSFSKVVVSEEHCRGLACYVARSLNPKAWEMAVRQEPPTYCLGKCYVGPSSSRTSGVPHIEVRSSRAVVLRHIVKGPVSSLGQYLELGGMRGLEKALRMTQAEVIEEVKRSQLRGRGGAYFPTGLKWESAYQQRAPQKYVIVNGDEGDAGAYVDKLLMWWDPYLVLEGALIAAYAVGASKVYFYIRREYPEAVASVRRAVKELYEAGYAGPAASKGLPVEVEVHVGRGSYVVGEETAMINAIMGRRPEPTPRPPYPTERGLFGMPTVVNNVETLSSVPWIVEHGGDEYAEMGYNKSRGTKVLSLNSLFERPGLYEVEFGVPLKEVVYDMGGGLKGGRRLKGVIVGGPLASFIRPEELDVRLGVEELREIGASLGHGNVIAFSDDTSLLELLHEIVHFAAFESCGKCFPCRLGTARADEILEAALGRGYLTPEEADELKSIATVMRSASLCGHGQGTGDAILSFLAKGADEMVRG from the coding sequence TTGCCCGCGAAGACCGTTTTGAGGCCTGAGGTGGAGTCCTTTTACTCCTTCTCTAAGGTAGTTGTAAGCGAGGAGCACTGCAGGGGCCTGGCCTGCTACGTGGCCAGGTCGCTTAACCCAAAGGCCTGGGAGATGGCAGTCAGGCAGGAGCCGCCAACATATTGCCTTGGCAAGTGCTACGTGGGGCCATCAAGCTCTCGGACCAGCGGGGTTCCCCACATCGAGGTGAGGTCCAGCAGGGCCGTCGTGCTGAGGCACATAGTCAAGGGACCCGTCAGCTCGCTCGGCCAGTACCTTGAGCTCGGCGGCATGAGGGGCCTTGAGAAGGCGCTCAGGATGACCCAGGCCGAGGTCATAGAGGAGGTCAAGAGGTCCCAGCTCAGGGGCAGGGGAGGCGCCTACTTCCCAACCGGCCTGAAGTGGGAGTCAGCGTACCAGCAGAGGGCGCCCCAGAAGTACGTCATAGTCAACGGCGACGAGGGGGACGCGGGGGCGTACGTTGACAAGCTCCTGATGTGGTGGGACCCATACCTTGTGCTTGAGGGGGCGCTCATAGCAGCATATGCAGTAGGCGCCTCAAAGGTCTACTTCTACATAAGGAGGGAGTACCCTGAGGCCGTGGCCTCGGTCAGGAGGGCAGTTAAGGAGCTCTACGAGGCCGGCTACGCGGGCCCAGCCGCATCAAAGGGGCTGCCCGTCGAGGTGGAGGTCCACGTGGGCAGGGGCTCCTACGTCGTGGGCGAGGAGACGGCAATGATAAACGCCATAATGGGCAGGAGGCCTGAGCCCACGCCGAGGCCCCCTTACCCCACGGAGAGGGGCCTGTTCGGGATGCCCACGGTTGTCAACAACGTCGAGACGCTCTCCAGCGTCCCGTGGATAGTTGAGCACGGCGGTGACGAGTACGCTGAGATGGGCTACAATAAGAGCAGGGGGACCAAGGTGCTCAGCCTCAACAGCCTGTTCGAGAGGCCCGGCCTCTACGAGGTAGAGTTCGGCGTCCCACTTAAGGAGGTAGTCTACGACATGGGAGGCGGCCTCAAGGGCGGCAGGAGGCTAAAGGGCGTGATAGTTGGAGGGCCGCTGGCATCCTTCATAAGGCCTGAGGAGCTTGACGTGAGACTAGGGGTCGAGGAGCTCAGGGAAATAGGGGCCAGCCTCGGGCACGGTAACGTGATAGCCTTCAGCGACGACACCAGCCTGCTCGAGCTCCTTCACGAGATAGTCCACTTCGCGGCCTTCGAGTCGTGCGGCAAGTGCTTCCCTTGTAGGCTAGGCACCGCCAGGGCCGACGAGATACTTGAGGCGGCGCTCGGCAGGGGGTACCTGACGCCTGAGGAGGCGGATGAGCTGAAGTCAATAGCCACAGTCATGAGGTCAGCCAGCCTCTGCGGCCACGGCCAGGGCACAGGGGACGCCATACTCTCGTTCCTGGCTAAGGGCGCAGACGAGATGGTGAGGGGGTGA
- a CDS encoding MFS transporter, protein MSFVVDMAASGDAGLRALRGLSRDELLLVAAGGLSGMIFGANALALPLYLRSLGLNSFEVGLLVGGYVLVGTIAGLFISALADAYGRKNFFLLGRAVSAASFLLLFLGVPPAALLIFGLGGGSLQALIAEKSRSIDRNMSLMSSISTGLAVLGASVPWLVGLRDTMLVNMAVVLVTLALVTPVREGYRGTGRVTLRLRSIGNIARLSTDAMIGLGAGLILPLMSLWFSLRFGVVARQLSPVYMVADATLALAVLGAPRLAKAIGRVKAIVVTHAVGIALLIALPFACSYLEASAIFVLRNAAMNMANPLFSSLVVTIIPEEERARGSSLINLIDGLPRSMGPWVTGYIFSTGDLTLPFFITASLYTAATAAFYLLFKDVR, encoded by the coding sequence GTGAGCTTCGTGGTCGACATGGCGGCCTCAGGGGACGCAGGCCTCAGGGCACTGAGAGGGCTCTCAAGGGATGAGCTGCTACTAGTTGCAGCGGGCGGCCTCTCGGGCATGATCTTTGGCGCCAACGCCCTTGCCCTGCCCCTCTACCTGAGGTCGCTCGGGCTTAACTCATTTGAGGTAGGGCTCCTGGTCGGCGGCTACGTGCTGGTTGGCACAATAGCGGGGCTCTTCATCTCGGCCCTGGCTGACGCCTACGGGAGGAAGAACTTCTTCCTCCTCGGGAGGGCTGTCTCAGCGGCCTCGTTCCTCCTCCTCTTCCTGGGGGTCCCGCCTGCGGCGCTCCTCATATTCGGCCTCGGAGGGGGCTCCCTGCAGGCCCTCATAGCCGAGAAGTCAAGGAGCATAGACAGGAACATGAGCCTCATGTCGTCAATCTCCACGGGCCTAGCCGTACTCGGGGCCTCAGTACCATGGCTGGTGGGCCTCAGGGACACTATGCTCGTCAACATGGCTGTAGTACTCGTTACCCTTGCCCTCGTCACGCCGGTGAGGGAGGGCTACAGGGGGACGGGCAGGGTGACCCTGAGGCTGAGGTCGATCGGGAACATAGCGAGGCTCTCGACCGACGCCATGATAGGCCTCGGGGCCGGCCTGATACTCCCCCTCATGTCGCTCTGGTTCAGCCTAAGGTTCGGGGTCGTGGCGAGGCAGCTCTCGCCCGTCTACATGGTGGCCGACGCGACCCTGGCCCTCGCCGTGCTGGGGGCCCCCAGGCTGGCCAAGGCCATCGGCAGGGTCAAGGCCATAGTGGTCACGCACGCTGTCGGCATAGCGCTCCTGATAGCGCTCCCCTTCGCTTGCTCCTACCTCGAGGCCTCCGCCATATTTGTGCTCAGGAACGCCGCCATGAACATGGCCAACCCCCTCTTCTCGTCCCTTGTCGTCACTATAATACCTGAGGAGGAGAGGGCCAGGGGGTCGAGCCTGATAAACTTAATTGACGGCCTGCCCAGGTCCATGGGGCCCTGGGTCACGGGCTACATATTCTCGACAGGTGACCTGACCCTCCCCTTCTTCATAACGGCCTCCCTCTACACGGCAGCCACGGCCGCCTTCTATTTGCTGTTCAAAGACGTACGCTAG
- a CDS encoding ABC transporter permease, which produces MFFKEAKAWLAASLFFAVMLPIAFVFGFSYIVRGPAIYYLISGMMVFDVAVAGMLVVPNSIGWDREDGRLSLMISMGVPLWAYALTSTLVNNLFAIGSGLLVLGVAVAMRYLDVSLSGLSMLTLALLVSSFQGSMVGLLMASRIRNLRVLQQVTQIVAFGFSFFAPVYFPLSIVPRYLVPLAMLEPTTYAAQAIRLSLRGSPASIIWDLGTVVYGVVIATIVGRLGLKA; this is translated from the coding sequence ATGTTCTTCAAGGAGGCCAAGGCGTGGCTCGCTGCGAGCCTCTTCTTTGCAGTCATGCTCCCAATAGCCTTCGTCTTCGGCTTCAGCTACATAGTCAGGGGCCCGGCCATCTACTACCTTATCTCCGGCATGATGGTCTTTGACGTGGCCGTAGCAGGCATGCTAGTCGTTCCGAACAGCATAGGCTGGGACAGGGAGGACGGCAGGCTCTCGCTCATGATATCAATGGGCGTCCCCCTCTGGGCCTACGCACTGACGTCAACCCTTGTGAACAACCTCTTCGCCATAGGCTCAGGCCTCCTGGTGCTCGGCGTGGCTGTTGCCATGCGGTACTTGGACGTGAGCCTCAGCGGCCTGTCCATGCTCACCCTCGCGCTCCTGGTGAGCTCCTTCCAGGGGTCCATGGTAGGGCTTCTGATGGCATCAAGGATAAGGAACTTAAGGGTGCTGCAGCAGGTGACCCAGATAGTGGCCTTCGGCTTCAGCTTCTTCGCCCCCGTCTACTTCCCCCTGAGCATAGTGCCGAGGTACCTTGTGCCCCTCGCAATGCTTGAGCCGACGACCTATGCAGCCCAGGCCATAAGGCTCTCCCTGCGTGGGAGCCCGGCCTCCATTATCTGGGACCTCGGCACGGTGGTCTACGGGGTCGTGATTGCAACGATAGTAGGCAGGCTGGGCCTGAAGGCCTAA
- a CDS encoding ABC transporter ATP-binding protein, with the protein MSAIEVKGLSKSYGKVVALEDVSLEVRKGELVSLLGPNGAGKTTLVRHLYCELRPERGVVKVLGSDPCDREVRLRMGVTPQEAQPYGDLTVFDNVYYAARVRGVPGDKAREMALDTVRRLGLWDHRDRYVMDLSGGLKRRTLVAMAVVHSPEVLVLDEPTTGLDPMGRRELWDVLRQLKGEGRAILLTTHYMEEAEALSDRVYFINRKVLAEGTPSELRKRFAFYYEVVDLEEGKVYKVREDEVKEFVSKLRGKFEVRAPSLEEVYLEVMKDA; encoded by the coding sequence GTGAGCGCTATAGAGGTCAAGGGCCTGAGCAAGTCCTACGGTAAGGTTGTGGCCCTCGAGGACGTGAGCCTGGAGGTCAGGAAGGGGGAGCTGGTCTCCCTGCTGGGCCCCAACGGGGCCGGGAAGACCACGCTGGTGAGACACCTCTACTGCGAGCTGAGGCCCGAGAGGGGGGTAGTCAAGGTCCTCGGCTCTGACCCCTGCGACAGGGAGGTGAGGCTCAGGATGGGGGTGACGCCCCAGGAGGCGCAGCCCTACGGGGACCTCACGGTGTTTGACAACGTCTACTACGCAGCCAGGGTGAGGGGCGTGCCAGGGGACAAGGCAAGGGAGATGGCCCTAGACACCGTAAGGAGGCTCGGCCTTTGGGATCACAGGGACAGGTACGTCATGGACCTCTCAGGCGGCCTGAAGAGGAGGACGCTGGTAGCCATGGCTGTCGTCCACTCCCCTGAGGTGCTGGTGCTTGATGAGCCCACGACAGGCCTTGACCCCATGGGGAGGAGGGAGCTGTGGGACGTGCTGAGGCAGCTCAAGGGCGAGGGTAGGGCCATACTGCTGACTACCCACTACATGGAGGAGGCTGAGGCGCTCTCCGACAGGGTCTACTTCATAAACAGGAAGGTGTTGGCAGAGGGCACGCCCTCTGAGCTCAGGAAGAGGTTCGCCTTCTACTACGAGGTCGTTGACCTAGAGGAGGGGAAGGTGTACAAGGTCAGGGAGGACGAGGTTAAGGAGTTCGTGTCGAAGCTTAGGGGGAAGTTCGAGGTCAGGGCGCCCTCCCTTGAGGAGGTCTACCTTGAGGTGATGAAGGACGCTTAG
- a CDS encoding MBL fold metallo-hydrolase, whose product MVRVGPFDVSILAADSMGVRSIATVVDACGVRLGVDLGASLAPRRYGLPPHELELKALERALGRAAEEVQASDAIVITHYHYDHYMRDRPELYSGKRLLVKDPEHNINWSQRGRARRFLVEGGVARSASVSYADGQSFRVGDLTLDFSQAVWHGEPGTKVGRVLMVRARCNDESVIFASDVQGPADPQAVEQLKAWAGARLLVLSGPPTYFAGFKVPEEAVQRGLEGLMELIRAHVAETIVVDHHLLRDLAYRERLAPHTQAAEEEGVSLLTAAEFMGVEVNQLEARRKELWGKKGGGEGKGGGEREGDYEE is encoded by the coding sequence TTGGTAAGGGTTGGGCCTTTCGACGTCTCCATACTCGCCGCGGACAGCATGGGGGTAAGGAGCATAGCCACCGTGGTTGACGCCTGTGGCGTCAGGCTCGGCGTAGACCTTGGCGCCTCCCTCGCCCCCAGGAGGTACGGCCTCCCTCCCCACGAGCTTGAGCTCAAGGCGCTGGAGAGGGCCCTCGGGAGGGCTGCCGAGGAGGTGCAGGCCTCAGACGCCATCGTTATAACGCACTACCACTACGACCACTACATGAGGGACAGGCCTGAGCTCTACTCAGGCAAGAGGCTACTCGTCAAGGACCCGGAGCACAACATAAACTGGAGCCAGAGGGGGAGGGCAAGGAGGTTCCTCGTCGAAGGCGGGGTCGCCAGGTCGGCCTCGGTCTCATACGCTGACGGCCAGTCCTTCAGGGTCGGCGACCTGACCCTTGACTTCTCCCAGGCTGTCTGGCACGGGGAGCCAGGCACGAAGGTGGGCAGGGTCCTCATGGTCAGGGCGAGGTGCAACGACGAGTCCGTAATATTTGCCAGCGACGTCCAGGGGCCCGCTGACCCGCAGGCCGTTGAGCAGCTCAAGGCCTGGGCGGGGGCGAGGCTGCTCGTGCTGAGCGGCCCGCCCACCTACTTCGCAGGCTTCAAGGTGCCTGAGGAGGCCGTCCAGAGGGGCCTTGAGGGCCTAATGGAGCTCATAAGGGCCCACGTGGCCGAGACCATAGTGGTTGACCACCACCTCCTGAGGGACCTGGCCTACAGGGAGAGGCTGGCCCCTCACACTCAGGCCGCGGAAGAGGAGGGGGTCAGTCTGCTGACGGCCGCCGAGTTCATGGGCGTTGAGGTCAACCAGCTCGAGGCGAGGCGAAAGGAGCTGTGGGGCAAGAAAGGGGGCGGTGAAGGCAAAGGGGGAGGCGAGAGGGAGGGCGACTACGAGGAGTAG
- a CDS encoding TIGR04084 family radical SAM/SPASM domain-containing protein, which yields MLWLVFTTGACNLRCDYCGGSFPEKVVPYTVKYDPLKLKKVVEADRDATVIFYGGEPLINPRFVEWVMDNVRARRYGVQTNGTLHRLLPDAYWKRMNVALLSIDGREEVTDKHRGRGVYRKVTEAARHVRSLGVETIARMAVTADTDIYEDVTHLLSLGLFDKVHWQLDVVWSPRWDFEGWAERSYLPGIRRLVDLFLRELERGRVLRMIPILGVISAHYFGGYPGSPCGAGYRSFAISTDGRVLACPIAVYERWAELGTVEGGFRPMGAYLAKECAACPYRRYCGGRCLYSMIERDWGEEGFKAVDRVTRAYLDAVLSAIPRVDELVREGVVRLEDLRYDPTQDSTEVIP from the coding sequence ATGCTGTGGCTAGTGTTCACCACCGGCGCCTGTAACCTGAGGTGCGACTACTGCGGCGGCTCCTTCCCAGAGAAGGTGGTGCCCTACACCGTAAAGTACGATCCCCTGAAGCTTAAGAAGGTCGTAGAGGCCGACAGGGACGCCACGGTAATCTTTTACGGCGGCGAGCCCCTCATCAACCCAAGGTTCGTGGAGTGGGTCATGGACAACGTCAGGGCGAGGAGGTACGGAGTGCAGACGAACGGGACACTGCACAGGCTTCTGCCCGACGCCTACTGGAAGAGGATGAACGTGGCCCTCCTCTCGATTGATGGCAGGGAGGAGGTGACGGACAAGCACAGGGGAAGGGGGGTCTACAGGAAGGTGACTGAGGCTGCAAGGCACGTGAGGTCCCTCGGCGTTGAGACCATAGCAAGGATGGCGGTCACTGCTGACACGGACATTTACGAGGACGTCACCCATTTACTCTCCCTGGGCCTCTTCGACAAGGTCCACTGGCAGCTTGACGTTGTCTGGTCCCCCAGGTGGGACTTTGAGGGCTGGGCGGAGAGGAGTTACCTGCCAGGCATAAGGAGGCTCGTCGACCTCTTTTTAAGGGAGCTCGAAAGGGGCAGGGTCCTCAGGATGATCCCAATACTGGGCGTCATAAGCGCCCACTACTTCGGCGGCTACCCTGGCTCCCCGTGCGGGGCGGGCTACAGGAGCTTTGCAATAAGCACCGATGGAAGGGTGCTCGCGTGCCCCATAGCCGTTTACGAGAGGTGGGCCGAGCTCGGCACTGTCGAGGGGGGCTTCAGGCCCATGGGGGCATACCTCGCCAAGGAGTGCGCCGCCTGCCCCTACAGGAGGTACTGCGGCGGCCGCTGCCTCTACTCAATGATAGAGAGGGACTGGGGCGAGGAGGGCTTTAAGGCCGTCGACAGGGTCACGAGGGCCTACCTTGACGCTGTGCTCTCCGCAATACCCAGGGTTGACGAGCTCGTAAGGGAGGGCGTCGTAAGGCTAGAGGACCTGAGGTACGACCCGACCCAGGACTCAACCGAGGTAATACCGTAG
- a CDS encoding DUF5131 family protein, whose amino-acid sequence MALSPDQGRRRPVSPNKSWNPVTGCPHLCTYCWAMKLLEGKLKDSPKYRNGFKPTFHPEELLKARFRPGDTVFVVDMGDLFSDAMPREWVEAVLRRAREFPSTRFMFLTKNPARYSEFLDVLPRNSVLGVTIETNRDDLARSVSRAPPPSRRHEAMSELRWPYKYISVEPLMDFDLEVMVSWAADIRPVSAHVGYDNWNSRLPEPPLWKARELVRRLSAITYVSVGSMREPWYETLLRRRAEGLGSP is encoded by the coding sequence ATGGCGCTCTCGCCGGACCAGGGGAGAAGGAGGCCCGTCTCTCCGAACAAGTCATGGAACCCGGTGACAGGCTGCCCCCACCTCTGCACGTACTGCTGGGCAATGAAGTTGCTCGAGGGAAAGCTGAAGGACAGCCCAAAGTACAGGAATGGGTTTAAGCCGACCTTTCACCCCGAGGAGCTGCTCAAGGCAAGGTTCAGGCCCGGTGACACGGTCTTCGTTGTTGACATGGGGGACCTGTTCAGCGATGCAATGCCCAGGGAGTGGGTAGAGGCCGTGCTGAGGAGGGCGAGGGAGTTCCCCTCCACGAGGTTCATGTTTCTGACCAAGAACCCTGCCAGGTACAGCGAGTTCCTCGACGTCCTCCCCAGGAACTCGGTGCTTGGGGTGACCATAGAGACCAACAGGGACGACCTTGCCAGGTCCGTCTCAAGGGCCCCTCCTCCGTCAAGGAGGCACGAGGCCATGTCTGAGCTCAGGTGGCCCTACAAGTACATATCCGTTGAGCCGCTCATGGACTTCGACCTTGAAGTCATGGTTTCGTGGGCTGCGGATATAAGGCCTGTGAGCGCTCACGTTGGCTACGACAACTGGAACTCGAGGCTGCCCGAGCCCCCGCTCTGGAAGGCCAGGGAGCTGGTGAGGAGGCTATCAGCGATAACTTACGTGTCGGTAGGCTCAATGAGGGAGCCCTGGTACGAGACCCTGCTGAGGAGGAGGGCGGAGGGGCTGGGCAGCCCTTAA